Proteins co-encoded in one Candidatus Methanomethylophilaceae archaeon genomic window:
- a CDS encoding AAA family ATPase, giving the protein MRSPVKALPNHYESEFDRETGNRIESYITPILSAERWKVYHFHDTSWNSGMKQDHDTSDSEYLQNDAANIAPFLYMLKKSRRSNYDDIMRAVKMVAPYIKEFVLEPSSANHDLIRLKWMQNGCDEVFGPNQLSDGTLRFICLATLLLQPPELQPSAIILDEPKLGLHPAAISLFAELVHMTSQKKQMIISTQSPDLLDAFNPDDVIVTEMTPEGTAFERLSSGRLEEWLEDCSLSSV; this is encoded by the coding sequence GTGAGATCCCCTGTGAAGGCTCTCCCCAACCATTATGAGTCCGAATTTGACAGAGAAACCGGGAACAGAATCGAAAGCTATATAACGCCGATACTGTCGGCAGAGAGATGGAAGGTATACCACTTCCACGACACCTCCTGGAATTCCGGCATGAAACAGGACCATGACACATCCGATTCCGAATATCTTCAAAACGACGCGGCAAACATAGCCCCGTTTCTGTATATGCTGAAAAAATCCCGCCGCAGCAATTACGATGACATAATGAGAGCCGTCAAAATGGTCGCGCCATACATCAAAGAATTCGTGCTTGAGCCTTCTTCTGCAAATCATGACCTGATCCGTCTGAAATGGATGCAGAACGGATGCGATGAGGTCTTCGGCCCGAACCAGCTGTCAGACGGGACACTGCGTTTCATATGCCTGGCGACGCTTCTTCTGCAGCCGCCCGAGCTGCAGCCTTCCGCCATCATTCTGGACGAGCCGAAGCTCGGCCTGCATCCCGCCGCGATATCCCTCTTCGCCGAGCTGGTCCATATGACATCCCAGAAGAAACAGATGATCATATCCACGCAATCGCCGGACCTTCTCGATGCCTTCAACCCGGACGACGTCATAGTCACGGAAATGACCCCGGAAGGGACTGCGTTCGAGCGTTTATCCTCCGGACGCCTGGAAGAATGGCTGGAAGATTGCTCTCTGAGCTCCGTCTAA